The Candidatus Buchananbacteria bacterium CG10_big_fil_rev_8_21_14_0_10_42_9 genomic interval GCCAACCTGAATAGTTACCTTTTATTTCCTGAGGTAAAATAATATCTTTCAAATCTTTGAGTTCCCTTTTGTACCAGGCCGCCACTTGATGACGCTTTTTTAAAAAAAAATTAAGGCGTTGAAGTTGGCTTGAACCCAAAGCAGCTTGAAAATCTGTCATGCGATAATTATATCCCAAAACTGTCATCACATTTTTGCCTGCCTTATCTTTTTGAACACCCTGGCTTCTGAGTAAAAGCAATTTATCATAATACTTTTTATTGTTGGTCGCGACTGCGCCGCCTTCACCTGTTGTGATTGGCTTAACGGGATGAAAGCTGAATGTGGTTAGATCAGCTAAACCGCCAACTTTTTTGCCATTATACTTTGCCCCTAAGGCATGAGCGCCGTCATCAATGATTAAAAGTTTATGTTTACTTGCAATTTTTTTAATCTCAGCCATGGCGCTAGGTTGACCAGCGAAGTCAATTGGCACTATCGCCCGAGTTTTTTGAGTAATCAGCTTTTCAATTTTAGTTTCATCAATGTTGTAAGTATCTAAGCGAATATCAGCAAAAACTGGCTTAGCTCCTATGGCTAAAAGCATATTGGATGTCGCCACAAAAGAATTTGGGGTAGTAATAACCTCGTCTCCTGGCTCAATCCCAGACGCCAAATAAGCTAAGTGTAATGCGGATGTCCCGTTATTAACCGCGACGACATATTTAGCACCACAATATTTAGCTAACTTTTTTTCAAAGGCTAAAATCGCCGGCCCTTGGGTGACCCAACCGGAACGCAAGATCCTGTCAACCGCCTTGATGTCTTGTGGCGTTATCCACTGTTTGCCGTAAGCAATCATATATCTAAACTGTCTATAATAGTTTTTAGGCTTTCTTTAGTAATCCACTCTTCATTCTTGTCGCTGGCAAAACTAAAATCATTAGGCAGGGCTTGCCCTTGGCCAATAAACTTCTTGAAGCGCTCTTCAATATCAAAGATCTCTCGGCTTTCAGGTAGGATTACAAAGTATTCTTCCAGTCCATACGCATGCCGAGCTTCGTCGCTTGTTAACAAAACCTCATGCAATTTTTCGCCGGGACGGATACCCATTATTTCTCGCTTAAGCTCCGGGACAATCGCATCAAATAAATCAACAATCTTCATGCTTGGGATACGGGGCACAAAAATTTCTCCTCCGGCCATATGTTCTAAGGCAAACATAACTAAAGCAAAGGCTTGGTCAAGGGTAATCCAAAATCGTGTCATTCTCTCGTCGGTAATCTTTATGCTTTGTACTGTGCCGTCTTTCTTACCTCTAAGCAAAACTTCAACTATACTGCCTCGGCTGCCTAGAACATTTCCGTATCGCACACAGCTAAAATGAGTAGTCGTAGGCGAGTAGGTATTAGCGTCGATAATTAACTTTTCGGCGCAAAGTTTAGTTGCGCCATATAAATTAACCGGTTGAGCCGCTTTATCGGTTGAAACAAAAACAACTTTTTTGACCCTCTGGTCAATCGCTGCTTCAATTACATTTTTGGTGCCCAAGATATTTGTATTAATTGCTTCAAAGGGATTATATTCAAGAGCATCAATTTGCTTTAATGCTGCCGCGTGAATAATTACATCCACCCCATGGAAGGCTCTTTGCAAACGGGATAAATCTCGGATATCGCCAATAAAATACCGCACCCGAGCATCGCTTAATTTATGCCGCATCTGGGATTGTTTAAGCTCGTCCCGGCTGAAAACAATTACTTTCTTTGGATTATAATTAGCCAAGATGTGCTTAACAAAATTTCTGCCAAAAGAACCGGTTCCTCCAGTTATTAAAATAGTTTTACCATCTAACATATAAGCCTTTTAATTATTACGAATATTGTAAACTTTCGAAAAATAAGATTCTTTATCTTTTAAAAGTGTTTTCGGCAACCCCTGTTCACTGACTTTACCGTCCGTTAAAATGAGAAGCTGGTCAGAATCCATAATTGTTGATAATCTGTGCGCTATTACCAAAACAGTAACTTTGCCTCTTAGATTTCTAATCACTTCTTGAATTTTAACCTCTGATTCATTATCCAGTGCGCTAGTCGCCTCATCTAACACCAACACATCCGGCTTTTGCGCCAAAACTCTTGCAATCACCACCCTTTGTCGCTGACCGCCAGACAATAACACCCCCCGATCACCAATTATTGAATCATATTTTTCTGGCAGAGTTTGCACAAAGTCATGAATTTGTGCTTGCTTTGCCGCCGCCTCAATTTCTTTT includes:
- the pseB gene encoding UDP-N-acetylglucosamine 4,6-dehydratase (inverting); its protein translation is MLDGKTILITGGTGSFGRNFVKHILANYNPKKVIVFSRDELKQSQMRHKLSDARVRYFIGDIRDLSRLQRAFHGVDVIIHAAALKQIDALEYNPFEAINTNILGTKNVIEAAIDQRVKKVVFVSTDKAAQPVNLYGATKLCAEKLIIDANTYSPTTTHFSCVRYGNVLGSRGSIVEVLLRGKKDGTVQSIKITDERMTRFWITLDQAFALVMFALEHMAGGEIFVPRIPSMKIVDLFDAIVPELKREIMGIRPGEKLHEVLLTSDEARHAYGLEEYFVILPESREIFDIEERFKKFIGQGQALPNDFSFASDKNEEWITKESLKTIIDSLDI
- the pseC gene encoding UDP-4-amino-4,6-dideoxy-N-acetyl-beta-L-altrosamine transaminase; translated protein: MIAYGKQWITPQDIKAVDRILRSGWVTQGPAILAFEKKLAKYCGAKYVVAVNNGTSALHLAYLASGIEPGDEVITTPNSFVATSNMLLAIGAKPVFADIRLDTYNIDETKIEKLITQKTRAIVPIDFAGQPSAMAEIKKIASKHKLLIIDDGAHALGAKYNGKKVGGLADLTTFSFHPVKPITTGEGGAVATNNKKYYDKLLLLRSQGVQKDKAGKNVMTVLGYNYRMTDFQAALGSSQLQRLNFFLKKRHQVAAWYKRELKDLKDIILPQEIKGNYSGWHIYVVRVTNPRRRNKLMKYLKQQGIGVNFHFPPIYKQPYYRQHGFSKTSLKNAELYEATALTLPLHPQLTKKEVNYIVGRIKRFYNKYEI